Proteins encoded in a region of the Triticum dicoccoides isolate Atlit2015 ecotype Zavitan chromosome 3A, WEW_v2.0, whole genome shotgun sequence genome:
- the LOC119271366 gene encoding jacalin-related lectin 19-like translates to MVYHEREEHERTCPGKAGAMQKQGRVVKMGPCGGGGVDVWEMDVRGVDRIVKVVLWHSGAVDAISVLYERDGREEQTRHWGKPEGQRSEICLEPDEYLIGVKGNLGNFGGCFLLGRLTLIGNLRTFGPYGTREGPPFDLPAAGGKIVGFHGRSGGLLDALGTYVKMDD, encoded by the exons ATGGTCTACCACGAGAGGGAGGAGCATGAGAGGACCTGTCCCGGCAAAGCCGGCGCCATGCAGAAGCAGGGACGTGTCGTGAAGATGGGcccctgcggcggcggcggcgtagacGTCTGGGAGATGGACGTGCGGGGCGTCGACCGTATCGTGAAGGTCGTCCTCTGGCACTCCGGCGCGGTCGACGCCATCTCAGTGCTATACGAGCGGGACGGCCGGGAGGAGCAGACCAGGCACTGGGGAAAGCCCGAAGGACAGCGCTCAGAG ATCTGCCTGGAGCCGGATGAATACCTCATCGGCGTCAAAGGGAACCTTGGCAATTTTGGTGGTTGCTTCCTCTTGGGAAGGCTTACTTTAATCGGCAACCTGCGCACCTTTGGGCCATATGGAACGCGGGAAGGTCCGCCATTCGATCTTCCCGCAGCTGGCGGCAAGATTGTTGGTTTCCATGGCCGCTCCGGGGGCCTCCTCGACGCTCTGGGCACCTATGTAAAGATGGACGACTAG